Proteins from one Paenibacillus amylolyticus genomic window:
- a CDS encoding FliH/SctL family protein — MSNLIKSFQYVPVEDHKKLENHHHYGGAEESETELYGEPAEGSEAETLQARVDEETQRLTAEMLEDAKEFAEKQVREASEEAERMLQEAREQIDSWWQEQRQQDEHLTEALRSQGFQQGFEEGKVQAELDLQVQIDKMMIEAQEVLKEAYVAKDQIIQEAEPFLVDLACGIAEKVIDKQLTIEPDHTLELIRQNLSRKREQGLITLCVAPDQFAFVQAAREELSLSIDSQAELQILPDSTVKDKGCVIRSSFGSVDARIDTQLAEIKKELVRIALEDEERRNQHEGS, encoded by the coding sequence TTGTCTAATTTGATTAAATCTTTCCAGTATGTACCCGTAGAAGATCACAAAAAACTTGAGAATCACCATCATTATGGTGGTGCTGAGGAGTCTGAAACGGAATTATACGGCGAACCTGCTGAAGGTTCTGAAGCAGAAACGCTTCAAGCACGCGTGGACGAAGAAACACAACGTCTTACCGCAGAAATGCTGGAAGATGCCAAGGAGTTTGCAGAAAAGCAAGTACGTGAAGCTTCAGAAGAAGCAGAGCGCATGCTTCAAGAGGCCCGTGAACAGATCGACAGCTGGTGGCAGGAACAACGACAACAGGATGAACATCTGACTGAAGCGCTTCGTTCACAAGGTTTCCAACAGGGTTTTGAAGAAGGCAAAGTACAAGCTGAACTGGATCTCCAGGTGCAGATCGATAAGATGATGATTGAAGCCCAGGAAGTGCTCAAGGAAGCTTATGTGGCTAAAGATCAGATCATTCAGGAAGCTGAACCGTTCCTTGTGGATCTCGCTTGCGGGATCGCTGAGAAAGTCATTGATAAGCAACTTACCATTGAACCCGATCATACATTGGAACTGATTCGTCAGAATTTGTCACGCAAACGCGAGCAGGGGTTAATCACACTTTGTGTGGCGCCTGATCAGTTTGCATTTGTACAGGCAGCTCGCGAAGAATTATCTCTGTCCATTGACTCTCAGGCAGAATTGCAGATTTTGCCTGATTCAACAGTCAAAGATAAAGGATGTGTCATTCGTTCTTCGTTTGGAAGTGTAGATGCGAGAATTGATACACAGCTTGCTGAAATTAAAAAAGAACTGGTCCGCATAGCACTTGAGGATGAGGAGCGAAGAAATCAACATGAAGGTTCTTAG
- the fliG gene encoding flagellar motor switch protein FliG, giving the protein MAKASSQGLTGRQKAAILLITLGPEVSAQIFKHLRDEEIEQLTLEIANVRKVDSSEKDMIMAEFHQICLAQEYISQGGINYAREILEKALGSSKALEVINRLTATLQVRPFDFARKADPNQILNFIQNESPQTIALVLSYLQFEQAAAILSSLPQEKQADVARRVAVMDSTSPEVISQVERVLEQKLSSTVTQDYTNAGGIESIVQILNGVDRGTERTILDSLEIQDPELAEEIKKRMFVFEDIVNVDDRSIQRIIRDIDNADLQLALKVASEEVRDAVFRNMSKRMSETFKEEMEFMGPVRLRDVEEAQTRIVGTIRRLEEAGEIIIARGGGDDIIV; this is encoded by the coding sequence TTGGCGAAGGCAAGCAGTCAAGGTTTGACTGGCAGACAAAAAGCAGCAATTTTGCTGATTACATTAGGCCCGGAAGTATCGGCTCAGATCTTCAAACATCTGCGTGATGAGGAGATTGAGCAACTTACGTTGGAGATTGCCAACGTTCGCAAGGTTGATTCCTCCGAAAAGGACATGATCATGGCCGAGTTTCACCAGATCTGTCTGGCCCAGGAGTATATCTCCCAGGGTGGTATCAATTATGCAAGAGAAATTCTGGAGAAAGCTCTGGGTTCTTCAAAAGCACTTGAAGTCATTAACCGTTTGACAGCTACGTTACAAGTCAGACCGTTTGACTTTGCACGCAAAGCGGACCCGAATCAAATTTTGAACTTTATTCAAAATGAAAGTCCGCAAACGATCGCGCTGGTGCTGTCTTATCTTCAGTTCGAACAGGCTGCAGCCATTCTGTCATCCTTGCCACAAGAGAAGCAGGCAGATGTCGCTCGCCGGGTGGCGGTTATGGATAGTACTTCACCAGAAGTTATCTCTCAAGTGGAGCGGGTTCTGGAACAGAAGTTATCTTCTACTGTAACGCAGGATTACACCAATGCTGGTGGTATCGAATCGATCGTTCAGATTTTGAACGGAGTCGATCGTGGTACAGAGCGTACCATTTTGGACTCACTTGAAATTCAGGATCCAGAGCTTGCAGAGGAAATCAAAAAACGCATGTTTGTATTCGAAGATATCGTCAATGTGGATGATCGTTCAATCCAGCGTATTATTCGTGATATCGATAACGCAGATCTGCAACTTGCACTCAAGGTGGCAAGCGAAGAGGTTCGGGATGCCGTGTTCCGAAACATGTCGAAGCGGATGTCCGAAACATTCAAGGAAGAGATGGAATTCATGGGGCCTGTGCGATTGCGTGATGTTGAGGAAGCTCAGACGCGCATTGTAGGAACGATACGCAGATTGGAAGAAGCCGGTGAGATCATTATCGCACGCGGTGGAGGAGATGATATCATTGTCTAA
- the fliF gene encoding flagellar basal-body MS-ring/collar protein FliF — protein MNERIAQYRDKASQYWNSFSKKQKVLFISTFLFLILAAVVLTMQLSKTEYEVAFTDLNASDSAGVISYLDSSSIPYKLSSDGKTISVPSTSVAIAKVNVGSQGIIQNGSLGYKSFEESSSPIGMTDKEFDVKYNNAINGEVEQLLQRMQGIQDAKVLVNMPKDNIFAGLEEQDKASASVALQFKPGYHPNQAAVDGYFNLVKTAIPNLPIENITITNTDEAELIPTARGGSGGLSSEVQENMALQKKFENDVRNNVKQFLSQIVGEDKVNVLVASKLNFDKETRKENLVTPVDVENMKGIEISVQEIQKSYTGASNQTGGVAGTGQEEVPGYPSADAAGNSTSEESSSTINYDVNRIAKDIISSPYTVKDLTINVAVEPPAGETELQGPVRDAIENILVNIVRASLADSGTVISDADLTKKVSVMSQGFQAASTANTGFQLSSTMMWGGGALIAALIAAVVILLVRRRRKQEEVEEEEIPLPIATEFPSITLDSVTNESQVRKQLESLAKKKPDEFVNLLRTWLADE, from the coding sequence GTGAATGAGAGAATCGCCCAGTACAGGGATAAGGCATCCCAGTATTGGAATAGTTTTAGCAAAAAGCAAAAAGTATTATTTATATCCACCTTCCTGTTTCTGATCTTGGCTGCAGTCGTACTTACGATGCAATTGTCCAAGACCGAATATGAAGTTGCTTTTACAGATTTGAATGCAAGTGATTCAGCAGGCGTTATCAGTTATCTCGATTCATCTAGCATTCCATACAAACTAAGTTCAGATGGTAAGACCATATCCGTACCGAGTACAAGTGTTGCAATTGCAAAGGTGAATGTCGGTTCTCAAGGGATTATTCAGAATGGTTCATTAGGATATAAGTCATTCGAGGAGTCATCATCCCCCATCGGGATGACAGACAAAGAGTTTGATGTAAAGTACAACAACGCTATAAACGGGGAAGTTGAACAGTTGCTTCAACGGATGCAAGGTATACAGGATGCTAAAGTACTGGTGAATATGCCGAAAGACAACATTTTTGCTGGTCTGGAGGAACAAGACAAAGCATCAGCATCGGTAGCTCTCCAATTCAAACCGGGTTATCACCCAAATCAGGCAGCGGTAGATGGTTACTTCAACTTGGTCAAGACTGCAATTCCTAATCTGCCTATTGAAAACATCACAATTACGAACACGGATGAAGCAGAATTGATTCCAACTGCCCGAGGTGGCAGTGGCGGGTTGTCTTCCGAAGTTCAAGAAAACATGGCATTGCAGAAAAAGTTTGAAAACGATGTCCGCAACAACGTAAAACAATTTCTTTCCCAGATTGTAGGCGAAGACAAAGTTAATGTGTTGGTCGCCTCCAAGCTTAATTTTGACAAAGAAACACGTAAGGAAAATCTGGTCACACCTGTTGATGTAGAGAATATGAAAGGCATCGAGATTAGTGTGCAGGAGATTCAAAAGAGTTACACTGGGGCAAGCAACCAGACGGGTGGTGTTGCTGGTACAGGACAAGAGGAAGTTCCAGGCTATCCATCAGCTGATGCAGCAGGTAACTCGACCTCAGAAGAGTCTTCAAGCACTATAAACTACGATGTTAATCGAATTGCCAAGGATATTATTTCCAGTCCTTACACTGTAAAAGACTTAACCATTAACGTTGCAGTTGAACCACCGGCTGGAGAGACGGAATTGCAGGGACCGGTTCGTGACGCGATTGAGAACATCCTGGTTAACATTGTTCGCGCTTCATTGGCAGACTCGGGCACTGTAATTAGTGACGCAGATCTGACAAAGAAAGTTTCAGTCATGTCACAAGGCTTCCAGGCTGCATCGACAGCAAATACAGGCTTCCAGTTGTCCTCAACGATGATGTGGGGTGGAGGCGCACTCATAGCGGCATTGATTGCAGCGGTTGTAATTTTGTTAGTACGCCGTCGCCGCAAACAAGAGGAAGTCGAAGAAGAAGAGATTCCTCTTCCAATAGCAACAGAGTTCCCGTCCATTACGCTGGACAGTGTAACGAACGAAAGTCAGGTGCGCAAACAATTGGAGAGTTTGGCCAAGAAAAAGCCAGACGAATTCGTCAATCTGCTGCGTACATGGCTGGCTGACGAATAG